Proteins from one Streptomyces sp. NBC_00289 genomic window:
- a CDS encoding ATP-binding protein produces the protein MTSAYRPDSATSSAASVMRDFTGGSEMIPASRDVVQDFVDLLLEARVDMADTFGDSARLVVSELVTNVVRHAPGPSRLRLTLTDDSVEIAVTDTGEGWPTFLPRDPLRIGQHGLEIVTRLCGEVITKPGETGKTVSVRLPLC, from the coding sequence ATGACTTCGGCTTACAGGCCCGACTCCGCCACCTCGTCCGCCGCCTCCGTGATGCGGGACTTCACCGGTGGGTCGGAGATGATCCCCGCGTCGAGGGACGTCGTCCAGGACTTCGTGGACCTCCTGCTCGAAGCACGGGTCGACATGGCCGACACCTTCGGGGACTCGGCGCGGCTGGTGGTCAGCGAACTGGTGACGAACGTCGTCCGGCACGCGCCGGGCCCGTCCCGGCTGCGGCTGACCCTGACGGACGACAGCGTGGAGATCGCGGTCACGGACACGGGCGAGGGCTGGCCCACGTTCCTGCCGCGCGACCCGCTGCGGATCGGGCAGCACGGTCTGGAGATCGTCACCCGGTTGTGCGGCGAAGTGATCACCAAGCCGGGCGAGACGGGCAAGACGGTCTCCGTGCGCCTGCCCCTGTGCTGA
- a CDS encoding CsbD family protein, translated as MAGEQKAKAKTEQAKGKAKETVGRALGNERMTAEGRAEQSKGDARQSKEKAKDAFRH; from the coding sequence GTGGCCGGAGAGCAGAAGGCCAAGGCGAAGACGGAACAGGCCAAGGGCAAGGCCAAGGAGACGGTCGGCCGGGCGCTGGGCAACGAGCGCATGACGGCCGAAGGCCGGGCCGAGCAGTCGAAGGGCGACGCGCGTCAGTCCAAGGAGAAGGCGAAGGACGCGTTCCGGCACTGA
- a CDS encoding RNA polymerase sigma factor SigF, which translates to MAVTTEVRAPHAPTELPRVTDPSKVPPNDARGLSKLFFDRLATLEEGTPEYQYARNTLIEMNMTLVRYAAGRFRSRGPQELEDIVQVGMIGLIKAIDRFDISREVEFTSFAVPYIVGEIKRFFRDTSWAVHVPRRLQEARVELAKATEELSSRLGRTPTTRELSELMNLPEQEVRDAKVASNGYRSASLDAAVSSSEDGESVLADFIGAEDAGLELVEDLHCLAPLLAELDPRDREIIHLRFVEELTQAQIGERLGISQMHVSRLLNRVLTRLRQGLQTTR; encoded by the coding sequence ATGGCCGTGACCACGGAGGTTAGGGCACCTCACGCTCCGACCGAGCTGCCCAGGGTGACCGACCCCTCGAAGGTCCCGCCGAACGACGCACGAGGGCTGTCGAAGCTGTTCTTCGACCGGCTGGCGACGCTGGAGGAGGGCACACCCGAATACCAGTACGCGCGCAACACGCTGATCGAGATGAACATGACCCTGGTGCGGTACGCCGCGGGCCGCTTCCGCAGCCGGGGTCCGCAGGAGCTCGAGGACATCGTCCAGGTCGGCATGATCGGTCTCATCAAGGCGATCGACCGCTTCGACATCTCCCGCGAGGTGGAGTTCACCTCCTTCGCCGTGCCCTACATCGTCGGCGAGATCAAGCGGTTCTTCCGGGACACCTCCTGGGCCGTGCACGTGCCCCGGCGCCTGCAGGAGGCCCGCGTGGAGCTGGCCAAGGCGACGGAGGAACTGTCCAGCCGGCTGGGGCGCACACCCACGACCAGGGAACTGTCGGAGCTGATGAACCTCCCGGAGCAGGAGGTCCGCGACGCGAAGGTGGCGTCGAACGGCTACCGGTCGGCCTCCCTCGACGCGGCCGTCAGCAGCAGCGAGGACGGCGAGAGCGTCCTCGCCGACTTCATCGGTGCCGAGGACGCCGGACTGGAGCTGGTGGAGGACCTCCACTGCCTCGCCCCGCTGCTCGCCGAGCTCGACCCGCGCGACCGGGAGATCATCCACCTGCGCTTCGTGGAAGAGCTCACCCAGGCACAGATCGGGGAGCGGCTCGGCATCTCCCAGATGCACGTCTCCCGCCTGCTCAACCGTGTCCTGACCCGGCTGCGGCAGGGGCTGCAGACCACCCGGTGA
- a CDS encoding STAS domain-containing protein, with amino-acid sequence MYARSRRVRPGRVPVNRSVLRLTFLALLRLLGSRTGSSRTSHPTTFEGIHRMRHSALTISRRQSTDSTAVLILVGEIDHTTAPHLGEALQDPRVAVPRQVLDLTAVTFLDSSGIDVLIHAHLTAAEGGGFVRLAAAGPAVLRPLRIVGVDELIPHHPSLDEALAHSA; translated from the coding sequence GTGTACGCGCGTAGCCGTCGCGTGCGGCCCGGCCGGGTTCCGGTCAACCGCTCCGTGCTCCGGTTGACGTTCCTGGCGCTCCTACGGTTGCTTGGGAGCCGGACCGGCTCGTCCCGGACCTCCCACCCGACGACCTTCGAGGGGATCCACCGGATGCGGCATTCCGCGCTGACCATCTCACGGCGGCAGTCCACCGACAGCACCGCCGTACTGATCCTGGTCGGCGAGATCGACCACACCACCGCTCCGCACCTCGGCGAGGCCCTTCAGGACCCGCGGGTGGCCGTTCCGCGCCAGGTGCTGGATCTGACGGCGGTCACCTTCCTGGACTCCAGCGGCATCGACGTCCTCATCCACGCCCACCTCACCGCCGCCGAAGGCGGGGGGTTCGTCAGGCTGGCCGCCGCCGGCCCCGCCGTCCTGAGACCTCTGCGGATCGTCGGGGTCGACGAGCTCATTCCGCACCATCCGAGTCTCGACGAGGCCCTCGCCCACAGCGCCTGA
- a CDS encoding SpoIIE family protein phosphatase, which translates to MTAEEQLPRTGAASDYLALARVVVRQRDEITELQRVAALLPVLERAKGAVMVQEGCSAQEAYEILLERSRAGERTLVEECWLTLGGIRPVRDRGHAATAVEAGDTGSVFTSEQYLVPTRPDHPRASRPGTGTTGSGTALLLGRLGMALAAVRDPRELARCLLDHLSAEAGADAVLVYDREGEALRLSGQAGLDDVDTARWRHLPRVIGGGARDPLRTREPYWSEKPESDEPYTVPDRDGHRWASQAWLPVVAGGEAHEIVLVLRTAERVFTSGERELLEAAVQLSAGRMASLDATAPPRKPSVDSVQQILDTLPGSVILVAPLRSADGTVEDYRIEAAAPDSVDIANRRGRQLIGLRVLECYPTIVGTELWDGYLEALTTGRPFTGEPFAYEEVVAGVPQHSSYSLRASRLGGHLVVSWVRHDVTTRQEERLSALQRLGNLGWADWDLVTDTVTWSPHVFTIFDRDPGRGPMRLEELPDHVLPEDLPGLTAAAQELLSEGAPIDQPFRVRTRDGVRHLRIVAEATTDAAGTPLDVHGFFQDLSGQRDAELALLDSERAVSTQRGLLQAERRVAARLQQALLPLPAGPVTLAGLWTHALYLPAERGISVGGDWYSAIELPNGEALFVIGDVMGHGISAVATMAQLRFTAKGMIITGSSLTDALTRLNTLLMHLTSSTGGHTTATMIVARYRPSDRTLTWAQAGHLPPVLVRDGRAEPLARPAGIILGATGTPVFEEATLQLQEADHVLLFTDGLIERPGQDLLTGLDRLVTAASPLLATGRPDSLSALHAALVEQERQDDVCAVHIHLPPGGGTPPA; encoded by the coding sequence GTGACAGCAGAGGAACAGCTGCCCCGAACGGGTGCGGCTTCCGACTACCTGGCCCTGGCGAGGGTCGTGGTGCGTCAGCGTGACGAGATCACCGAACTGCAGCGCGTCGCCGCCCTGTTGCCGGTCCTCGAACGCGCCAAGGGCGCCGTCATGGTCCAGGAGGGATGCTCCGCCCAGGAGGCCTACGAGATCCTGCTCGAGCGGTCCCGGGCCGGCGAACGCACCCTCGTCGAGGAGTGCTGGCTGACGCTCGGCGGTATCCGTCCGGTACGGGACCGCGGCCACGCGGCGACTGCCGTCGAGGCAGGGGACACGGGATCGGTGTTCACCTCCGAGCAGTATCTGGTCCCCACCCGGCCCGACCACCCGAGAGCGAGCCGGCCCGGCACCGGTACGACGGGCAGCGGTACGGCCCTGCTGCTCGGCAGACTGGGCATGGCCCTGGCCGCCGTACGCGATCCGCGGGAGCTCGCCCGCTGCCTGCTCGACCATCTCTCGGCCGAGGCCGGGGCCGACGCCGTCCTGGTCTACGACCGGGAGGGAGAGGCACTGCGCCTGTCCGGCCAGGCCGGACTGGACGACGTGGACACCGCCCGGTGGAGGCACCTGCCGCGAGTGATCGGCGGCGGCGCGCGGGATCCGCTCAGGACGCGGGAGCCGTACTGGTCGGAGAAGCCCGAGTCCGACGAGCCGTACACCGTGCCGGACCGCGACGGACACCGCTGGGCGTCACAGGCCTGGCTGCCGGTCGTCGCCGGCGGAGAGGCGCACGAGATCGTCCTCGTGCTGCGGACGGCCGAGCGGGTCTTCACATCGGGCGAACGGGAGCTGCTGGAGGCGGCCGTCCAGCTGTCCGCGGGCCGGATGGCCAGTCTCGACGCGACCGCACCGCCCCGGAAGCCGTCCGTCGACAGCGTGCAGCAGATCCTGGACACCCTGCCCGGCTCGGTGATCCTCGTCGCCCCGCTGCGCTCGGCCGACGGCACCGTCGAGGACTACCGAATCGAGGCCGCCGCACCGGACTCCGTCGACATCGCGAACCGCAGGGGCAGGCAGCTCATCGGCCTCAGGGTGCTGGAGTGCTACCCCACGATCGTCGGCACGGAGCTGTGGGACGGCTACCTGGAGGCGCTGACCACCGGCCGGCCCTTCACCGGCGAACCGTTCGCGTACGAGGAGGTGGTCGCCGGGGTTCCGCAGCACTCCAGCTACTCGCTGCGCGCCTCCCGGCTGGGCGGGCACCTCGTCGTCTCGTGGGTGCGGCACGACGTCACGACCCGGCAGGAGGAACGGCTCTCCGCGCTCCAGCGGCTCGGCAACCTCGGCTGGGCCGACTGGGACCTGGTCACCGACACCGTCACCTGGTCGCCCCACGTCTTCACGATCTTCGACCGCGACCCGGGGCGCGGTCCGATGCGCCTGGAGGAACTGCCGGACCACGTGCTGCCCGAGGACCTGCCGGGGCTGACCGCCGCCGCCCAGGAGCTGCTGAGCGAGGGCGCCCCGATCGACCAGCCCTTCCGGGTCAGGACCCGTGACGGCGTACGGCACCTGCGCATCGTCGCCGAAGCCACCACCGACGCGGCCGGCACCCCGCTGGACGTGCACGGCTTCTTCCAGGACCTCTCGGGACAGCGGGACGCGGAACTCGCCCTGCTCGACAGCGAGCGGGCGGTCTCCACCCAGCGCGGCCTGCTCCAGGCCGAGCGCAGGGTGGCCGCCCGTCTGCAACAGGCACTGCTCCCGCTGCCCGCCGGCCCCGTCACCCTGGCCGGTCTGTGGACCCACGCCCTCTACCTGCCCGCGGAGCGCGGCATCAGCGTGGGCGGGGACTGGTACAGCGCCATCGAACTGCCCAACGGGGAGGCCCTGTTCGTCATCGGTGACGTCATGGGGCACGGCATCAGCGCGGTCGCCACGATGGCCCAGCTGCGCTTCACCGCCAAGGGCATGATCATCACGGGTTCGAGCCTGACGGACGCGCTCACCCGGCTCAACACCCTGCTCATGCACCTGACCTCGTCGACCGGCGGGCACACCACCGCGACCATGATCGTGGCGCGCTACCGGCCGTCCGACCGCACGCTCACCTGGGCGCAGGCCGGTCATCTGCCGCCGGTGCTCGTCCGCGACGGCAGGGCCGAGCCCCTCGCGCGCCCGGCGGGAATCATCCTCGGCGCCACCGGCACACCCGTCTTCGAGGAGGCGACCCTCCAGCTCCAGGAGGCCGACCACGTCCTGCTGTTCACGGACGGCCTGATCGAGCGCCCCGGTCAGGACCTGCTCACCGGTCTGGACCGACTCGTCACCGCGGCCTCGCCCCTGCTCGCGACCGGCCGACCGGACAGCCTGTCCGCCCTGCACGCGGCGCTGGTCGAGCAGGAGCGCCAGGACGACGTCTGCGCCGTCCACATCCACCTTCCGCCGGGCGGCGGCACTCCCCCGGCGTGA
- a CDS encoding catalase: MSEANPLKRAARKITDSLQGDGVPEEGIPGKPNVQSPSVAEPTEPREPLPPKPDQSGPDTVSPTGQPTGADQARAAQSGSHLTTAQGTRLYDTDHSLKAGPRGPVLLQDHHLREKVMHFDHERIPERVVHARGAAAHGTFRSYGTAAPVTKAAFLSEDEETPVFVRFSTVLGSRGSSDTVRDTRGFATKFYTSEGVFDLVGNNIPVFFIQDAIKFPDVIHAGKPHPDREIPQAQSAHDTFWDFVTLHTEATHHTLWNMSDRGIPRSYRTMEGFGVHTFRLVNAEGATTLVKFHWKPKLGVHSLVWEEAQIANGVDPDFHRRDLADAIEAGAYPQWELGIQTFPDTPEQTFEGIDLLDPTNLVPEELAPVQPVGLLTLDRNPSNYFAETEQVAFHVGHLVPGVDITDDPLLAGRLFSYLDTQITRLGGPNFAQLPINRPHAPVNDMLRDGMHQTAVHRGVAPYRPNSLDGGCPFTAGADTGAYIETPVRVPEAAKVRDAPESFADHFSQPRRFWLSMSPVEREHIIGAYTFELGKCYEQAIKERALQVLANIDPELCAEVAEGLGLPAPGPTVPLADVEPSPALSQVGHTWPTAGRLIGVLVGKDGDLDGVRAVREAVLEAGMVPLVVAPVGGVLGSGEGAVTVQRTYATARSVEFDAVLLAGVPGVGGDAYGARDAKALPAAAPTATADPRVALLLSEAFRHGKAIGAWAGGEAALEAAGVPVDAPGVVVAESGSAALEQLTGLLGKHRAWERFTGA, translated from the coding sequence ATGAGCGAGGCCAATCCCCTCAAGCGGGCAGCCCGGAAGATCACCGACAGCCTGCAGGGCGACGGCGTGCCGGAGGAGGGGATCCCGGGCAAGCCCAACGTCCAGTCCCCGTCCGTCGCGGAGCCGACCGAGCCCAGGGAGCCGCTGCCGCCGAAGCCCGACCAGAGCGGTCCCGACACCGTGTCGCCGACGGGCCAGCCGACGGGAGCCGACCAGGCGCGGGCGGCCCAGTCCGGGAGCCACCTCACGACGGCGCAGGGCACGCGGCTGTACGACACCGACCACTCGCTCAAGGCAGGGCCCCGCGGACCCGTGCTGCTGCAGGACCACCATCTGCGCGAGAAGGTCATGCACTTCGACCACGAGCGCATCCCGGAGCGCGTGGTCCACGCCCGGGGCGCGGCGGCGCACGGAACGTTCCGGAGCTACGGCACGGCGGCGCCCGTCACCAAGGCCGCGTTCCTCTCCGAGGACGAGGAAACCCCGGTGTTCGTCCGCTTCTCCACGGTGCTGGGCTCCCGGGGCTCGTCCGACACCGTCCGGGACACCCGGGGCTTCGCGACCAAGTTCTACACCAGCGAAGGTGTCTTCGACCTGGTCGGCAACAACATCCCGGTCTTCTTCATCCAGGACGCGATCAAGTTCCCGGACGTCATCCACGCCGGCAAGCCACATCCGGACCGGGAGATCCCGCAGGCGCAGAGCGCGCACGACACCTTCTGGGACTTCGTCACCCTGCACACCGAGGCCACCCACCACACCCTGTGGAACATGTCCGACCGGGGCATCCCGCGTTCGTACCGGACGATGGAGGGCTTCGGCGTCCACACCTTCCGCCTGGTCAACGCCGAGGGCGCCACGACGCTGGTGAAGTTCCACTGGAAGCCGAAGCTGGGCGTGCACTCCCTGGTGTGGGAGGAGGCGCAGATCGCGAACGGTGTCGACCCGGACTTCCACCGGCGCGACCTCGCGGACGCCATCGAGGCGGGCGCGTACCCGCAGTGGGAGCTGGGCATCCAGACCTTCCCGGACACGCCCGAGCAGACCTTCGAGGGCATCGACCTGCTGGACCCGACGAACCTCGTCCCGGAGGAGCTCGCCCCGGTGCAGCCGGTCGGGCTGCTGACCCTCGACCGCAACCCGTCGAACTACTTCGCGGAGACCGAGCAGGTCGCCTTCCACGTCGGCCACCTCGTCCCCGGCGTCGACATCACCGACGACCCGCTTCTCGCGGGGCGCCTGTTCTCCTACCTGGACACGCAGATCACCCGCCTGGGCGGCCCGAACTTCGCCCAGCTGCCGATCAACCGCCCGCACGCACCGGTCAACGACATGCTGCGCGACGGCATGCACCAGACGGCGGTACACCGGGGAGTGGCCCCCTACCGGCCCAACTCACTGGACGGCGGTTGCCCCTTCACCGCCGGCGCGGACACCGGGGCGTACATCGAGACGCCCGTACGGGTACCGGAGGCGGCCAAGGTCCGCGACGCTCCCGAGTCGTTCGCGGACCACTTCAGCCAGCCCCGGCGGTTCTGGCTGAGCATGTCCCCGGTGGAGCGTGAGCACATCATCGGGGCCTACACCTTCGAGCTCGGCAAGTGCTACGAACAGGCGATCAAGGAGCGGGCCCTGCAGGTGCTCGCCAACATCGACCCGGAGCTGTGCGCCGAGGTCGCCGAGGGGCTCGGCCTGCCGGCACCCGGGCCCACCGTGCCGCTGGCCGACGTCGAGCCCAGCCCCGCCCTGTCCCAGGTCGGGCACACCTGGCCGACGGCCGGCCGCCTCATCGGCGTCCTCGTGGGCAAGGACGGCGACCTGGACGGCGTACGGGCCGTACGTGAGGCGGTCCTGGAGGCGGGCATGGTTCCCCTGGTCGTCGCCCCGGTCGGCGGCGTCCTCGGCTCGGGCGAGGGTGCCGTGACCGTGCAGCGCACGTACGCCACCGCACGGTCCGTCGAGTTCGACGCGGTGCTGCTGGCCGGCGTCCCCGGTGTGGGCGGCGACGCGTACGGCGCCCGCGACGCCAAGGCGCTCCCCGCCGCCGCGCCCACGGCGACGGCCGATCCCCGGGTCGCACTGCTGCTGTCCGAGGCCTTCCGGCACGGCAAGGCCATCGGGGCCTGGGCGGGCGGCGAGGCCGCCCTCGAAGCGGCCGGGGTGCCCGTCGACGCGCCGGGCGTGGTCGTCGCGGAGTCCGGGAGCGCCGCCCTGGAACAGCTCACCGGTCTCCTGGGCAAGCACCGGGCCTGGGAGCGCTTCACCGGCGCCTGA
- a CDS encoding alpha/beta fold hydrolase — MFDDFHAETIEVDEASVFVRHGGEGPPLLLLHGHPRTSATWHRVAPLLVARGFTVVCPDLRGYGRSRGPAPTADHSAHAKRAVAKDMVQVMRSLGHDRFGVAGHDRGAPVAFRLTLDHPEAVSRVALLDGLPLTEHLARVDARFATQWWHWFFFAQPDIPERVITADPDSWYRGDPVRMGQENHDEMRQATRNPDVVRAMLEDYRAGLTIDARHEDADRASGVRIRCPALILWSLRDDLEDLYGDPVAIWRNWAADVHGHGIDSGHHMAEEAPEPLAASLAAFFAG; from the coding sequence ATGTTCGACGACTTCCATGCCGAGACGATCGAGGTGGACGAGGCGTCCGTCTTCGTCCGACACGGCGGCGAGGGCCCGCCCCTCCTCCTGCTGCACGGCCACCCCCGCACCTCGGCGACCTGGCACCGCGTGGCACCCCTGCTGGTCGCCCGCGGCTTCACCGTCGTCTGTCCCGACCTGCGCGGTTACGGCCGCTCCCGGGGGCCGGCGCCCACCGCGGACCACTCCGCCCACGCCAAGCGCGCCGTCGCGAAGGACATGGTGCAGGTGATGCGGTCGCTGGGCCACGACCGTTTCGGTGTGGCCGGCCACGACCGCGGCGCCCCCGTCGCCTTCCGCCTCACCCTGGACCACCCCGAGGCGGTGTCCCGCGTGGCCCTGCTGGACGGCCTGCCGCTCACCGAGCACCTGGCACGCGTCGACGCGCGGTTCGCGACCCAATGGTGGCACTGGTTCTTCTTCGCCCAGCCGGACATCCCGGAGCGGGTCATCACCGCCGACCCCGACAGCTGGTACCGGGGCGACCCGGTGAGGATGGGGCAGGAGAACCACGACGAGATGCGCCAGGCCACCCGGAACCCCGACGTGGTCCGCGCCATGCTGGAGGACTACCGGGCCGGCCTCACGATCGACGCCCGGCACGAGGACGCCGACCGTGCCTCGGGCGTCAGGATCCGCTGCCCCGCGCTGATCCTGTGGTCCCTGCGGGACGACCTGGAGGACCTCTACGGCGATCCGGTCGCCATCTGGCGGAACTGGGCCGCCGACGTACACGGTCACGGGATCGACTCCGGACACCACATGGCCGAGGAGGCACCGGAACCGCTGGCGGCCTCGCTGGCCGCCTTCTTCGCAGGCTGA